The stretch of DNA CGAGCAATTCATCGACCAAACGTGACCACGCCAAATCGGGATCGTGGTTCCACGCCGCTAAGAATTGTTCAATTTGGATTGGCGTGGGCGGCAAACCGATGAGGTCATAATAGGCACGACGCACGAGCATCCGAGGGTGGGCCTGACCAACCGCGGTCAGACCAGCATCGGTAAGCTGACAGTTGATAAAAAAATCAATCGGAGACTCTGTTTTATCGTCCGAGTTGCCAGATGCTGAGGCATCCGATCCAGCAAGAGTATCCAGTGCGATATTGGGTCGTTGCAGCGGCATGAATGCCCAGATCGATTCTGGCTCGTAACGCCGGTACGACCATTCATCGGACAATCCGCCGCTTGTGGATATCAGCATTCCATCTTCATTTAGCTGGACGTCTCGCTGTTCAAGCACAATCTTGGCACGCGTTTCGTCGTCGGGCCAAGGAGCCCCTGCATTAATCCAGCGCTCAACTAATTGAATTTGATCTGCCGTCAAGCGATCGTTTTCTTTAGGTGGCATCTCGTTGTATTCCCAACGGATTGATTGCACCAAGACACTCTCGTCCGCATCGCCGGGGACGATTGACGGTTCCTCGGTTTCACCACCTCGCAAGAGCGACTCGCGAGAGCGCATGTCAAAATCGCCTCGCAAATCATCGGGATCGCTTCCGTGACATCCGAAACACTTTTCTTTCAGTAGCGGCAATACCTTTAACGTGAACTCTCGATCAACCTCACTAGGTTCGACCGCCGATTGTTCAACCGCACTGACCTCGCCTGTCCACAAGTAGCTGACAGCGCCAACTAACAAGAACAGCAGCACACAACTGAGCGACTTAGTCATGGTTGATGGATTCAAATTACAACGAAATAGATTCATGGATTCGATGGTGCCTATTGGCCCTATAACTTCCGTGCTTCCCTGGCATGATTCACTTCGCGTTCAATCTTTGTCACGCGATTCGGCGAGTTCTCTTTAAACCAAAGTCTCGGCGGATAGCCTGGCGCTAACGAAGTCGATCCCATCCAGTAAACTGCAAGCACACAACATCGCCGACACTGGTGAAAAATAGTGGTCTCAGCAACGCTCGGCTGACGGTCCGCTTTACCTCGATTTCCCTCCCAAGCCTTGTTTCCCCATTCTACAAGACAACTAACATGATTGAGATCGTCTTCGTCATCATTCTATGCAAAGCTTTGGGAAAAAGGCTGCAGGTTAAGAAACGCAAGGCTTGGCCCTTTCAACTCATGTTAGTCATTTGTTGGTTCGGGGGTGAGTTTGTAGCGGGCTTGATTGCTGGAATTTTCCACGCGATTCAAAACGGTCCCGATGCAGCCTTTGGAGTGGGAATCTACGCATTTGCAATTTTCGGAGCCCTATTGGGTGCCGCTTTTACTTTTTTCGTGGTGCACCTGCTACCCGCCAATGTCTCTGAGCCGCTGGGATCATCCGCATCAGACGACCCCTTCGCCACGAATCCTTATGCTCCCCGACGAGTGTCTGGTGATCCCAACAACCCGTACTCGCCTCAATGATCGCTGAGAATCAACGATCGCCGAGAAATTGATCAGCTATCGTTTCCCACTCGTCCGATTTCGCGTCCGAACCTTCGCTCACTGTTTCCTGAGGTGACTATGAAAAGTCCAATCCGTTTCTATCACTTCGTCTGTCTCACCATTTTCGTCCACACGCCACTCGGTAACACGGTGTTGGCAGAGGACTCTGCTATTTCAACGCAACAAATGAACTATCCTGAAACCAAAAAAACAGACGTGTTCGACGAATACCACGGTCGGAAAGTTGCCGATCCGTATCGTTGGCTTGAAGACACCGAGAGTGAAGAGACGGCGGAATGGATCGCTGCTCAAAATCAGCTAACGCAAAAGTATCTACGCTCGCTTCCGCAACGTGACGCGATCCGAGAGAAGCTCGAGCGGTTCTGGAACTACGAACGCTACGGATTGCCAAAAAAGTGCGGCGATCGTTACTTCTTCTCCCACAATGATGGGCTTCAGGATCAAAGTGTCCTTTACCAGACACCAACCCTTACCGGTTCGCTCATTGAAACGCAAAACGTTCTGATCGACGCTAACAAACTCAGTGACGATGGCACGGTAGCACTCGCGGGAACCGCGATCACCGACGATGGCACGCGGATCGCCTATGGTGTCGCCGACGGGGGAAGTGATTGGCGAACCTGGAAGGTCCGCGACGTCGCTAGTGGCGAAGACTTGCCCGACATCATTCGCTGGGTCAAGTTCAGTGGCATCGCTTGGAAACCTGATGGAAGCGGGTTCTATTACGCTCGCTATGACGAACCAGTGGAAGGACAGGAACTGTCGGGTACCAACGAGAATCAAAAGCTTTACTTCCACAAAATCGGTGACGACCAATCTGATGATCAGTTGGTTTTAGAGCGTCCCGACCAGCCCAAGTGGGGTTTCTCACCTGTCGTATCGGACGACGGTCGCTACCTCGTAATTCATAACTGGAAAGGTAGCGAACCGAAGTCGCAAATCTTCGTGAAAGACCTGCGCGATTCCAACAGCGAAATCGTACCGCTAATTACCGGGTTTGACGCTGAATACGAATTCATTGCCAACGTTGGCGATACGTTGTACTTCATCACGGACCATGAAGCTCCCAAACGCCGATTGATCGCAATCAAGGCGAGCACAGAGAATCGTGACGCTTGGCAAGTGATCGTGGGAGAGTCCAATGACGTGCTGCAATCGGCGAGCCTGTTTGGGCAAACTTTCTACTTGGACTATTTGAAAGACGCCAGAGCCAAGATTACTCGCCACCAAATCAATGGCGAGCGGATTGATGAACTGGAATTGCCTGGCGTGGGAACGGTCAGCGGGTTTGGCGGACGACAGGACGCCACGGAGACCTTCTTTGCCTTCACCAACGATGTAACGCCGACGTCCATCTACCGAGTCGATCTTGCGTCAGGACAGACCGAATTGTGGCAGCAACCTCGCGTGCTTTTTGATGTCGATCAATTTGTGACCGAGCAGTTGTTTTGCACCAGCGCCGATGGAACTCGAGTCCCGATCATCGTGACGCGAAAGAAAGACATCGAACTGGACGGCTCACACCCTACGCTGCTGTACGGCTACGGTGGATTCAACATCTCGATTACGCCATCGTTTTCCCCCGCAACGGCCGCCTGGGTCGACCAGGGAGGCATCTACGCGGTTGCAAACTTGCGAGGTGGCGGCGAGTACGGCCGCCAATGGCACGAAGATGGCATGCGGCTGAAGAAACAAAACGTCTTCAACGATTGCATCGCGGCAGCGGAATACTTAATTGAAAAGAAGTACACATCGGCGAGTCGTCTAGGATTGTCTGGCCGTTCCAACGGCGGCTTGCTCGTTGGTGCAGTAATGACCCAACGGCCTGACTTGTTTGGTGCCTGTTTGCCAGCGGTGGGTGTGTTGGACATGCTTCGTTACCACAAGTTCACCATCGGATGGGCATGGGCCGCCGAGTACGGCAGCAGCGATGAAGAGGACCAAATTGACAACTTGCTTTCGTACTCTCCGCTTCACAACTTGAAGGACGGCACCTGCTATCCCGCCACGATGGTTATTACCGCAGACCGTGACGACCGCGTAGTACCGGGACACAGTTTCAAGTTTGCTGCCGCATTGCAAGCGGCGCAATCGCGAGAGCCAACCTGTGGCCATCCCACGCTCATCCGGATCGAAACCAGGGCCGGTCACGGCGCCGGCACGCCCGTGAGCAAGAAGATCGAGGAGTACGCCGACGCTTGGGCGTTCTTACTGGAAAACTTGAAATAGGTCCAAGCTATCCTAAGCCTCCGCTAGATAAGCCGGGCTAAGTATCGCTGTTCAACGCTTTATCGCGTAACGATGTTGCCTTGCGTATTGATCGGCTCGGTCGCACTGGCCATTTGAACGTCTGACGATGACGGCATGCCCTGCGTAGTTTCGGAAAGTACGCCGCCGCCATCGAGGTCGCTTATGCGAGGCGATGCGCTTTGCATTGCAGTCGCAATCAGTTGTGAACCTTGTGAAGAGTTCGTAACGGCATACTGAGATGGCACACTACCTTGAATCGACTTCGGCAGTTTGAACATAGCGCCGCTGGCTCCGTCGACGGCAAACCCAGGGATGCCGCCGAGCAAAAGGTTACCAGCGGACCAAGGATCCAGACCAGCTTTAACTTCCTTTACCTGCGTTGCCGATTGGGCACCAGCGAACGCGATCGAGTATTTGGCTGGCCAGTAAGGAAACGCTTTCGCATCGAGCGTCACTTGTTGCGGCGTCACACCTTGGTGGATGACATTGTGTTTCCTGTCCTGTACGGAAAAGAATGTCGGGCCATCAGCGTTATCTATGGTCACTGGATAGCGACGATCGCTAAGAATAGTCGCGCATCCTGACATCGAAGCGACGACCGTCATCACTAATATCGAATTCACTACCAAACGGATCCGTCGTTGAGAATTTTCTGTAACCATGATGCTTTGCCGACCATAAACCTTAGTGAATCGCATTACCTAGTCGCACACTTCCGCTGGTAATACCCCGCCAACCCCTACCACCGGAAATCATCGACATTTCAGCGTGGTGCATCCAGTTAAACTCAAGAGGCATGAGCGATGTGAGGGCTGCCTGGATTGCCAGTGATGTCGACGCGGCTAACGGGAATATGTGATCGCCGTTATGCTCGTTAAGTCATCCCACCCCTAAGCAGCCTATCCGCCGCCTGCTGTCACCCTCATACCGACACCTCTTTGCCCCATGTTGCTGCAAGAACCTGCCTCCACACCGTACGACCTGCACTTCAATTGCTTGGGCTTTCGCGTCCGCGTTTCCGCCTGGTTTTGGGTCGCGATTTCGCTGCTGGGCTACTCAAATGTGCAGAGTTTGGACCGACATTTCGGGGCCGCCAGCCCAGGAATGCTGCCGATGTTGTTGCTGTGGGCATTGTGCGTGCTGTTGTCCATCTTGATCCATGAACTTGGCCACGCGTTAGCGTTTCGGAAGTACGGGATGGATGCTTCCATCGTTCTTTACCACTTCGGTGGACTAGCGATCCCCGAGTCTCGCTCGTCTTCAAGTTACGACGTTGAATCCTCGTTTGCACAAAACCAATATGGATCATCCAACCGATCGCTAAGTAACACACAACAGATAATAATTTCGCTTGCTGGTCCGCTACTGCAACTCGCCGTCGCCGTTGTCGTAATGATCGCAGTAAAACTTGCCGGCTACGGTTTCCAACTCTCACTCGACGGTTTCGTTTACACAATTCCGCTCGGCCCCATCAACTTGATCCCCGGTTTGATCGATGGAGCGATGCTTACGAGCCCTGGTTTGTACATTTTGTTAGATTTTTTTTTGGTGCCGAGCGTACTGTGGGCGCTACTAAACTTGTTACCGATTTGGCCGCTTGATGGCGGACAGATTACAAGCGAGGTGATGGACATGCGACGCGTGCCAAAGACGATGGCGTTTCAGTTAAGCATGATCGTTGCTGGTTGCGTTGCGGCATACGGTTTTTACAACGAAAGCACGTACATGGGCGTGATGTTCTTGATGCTCGCGTTGATGAACTACCAAGTCATGCAGCAGTTCACACGTCATCGTTACTAGTAAAATGAACGCGTGCATCGCGCGTCAAAAACAGTTCGCGCGGCTTAAGTTTTGACAACTGAAAACTGAAAATTGCGTCCGCTCGTAACAAAAAAAAATTCTCTTGCAAGCACTTTTTCTAGAAAAAGATGTTGCGGAATTTGGAGAACTGCGTAAAGTTACGCCCAAGTTTCCGATTGAAAGCAACTCAACAAACGATGTTGGACATCAACTGTGTTGTTTCAATCATCATCAATGATTGGTGAGCCGTGGCCGGTGACTTTAAAAGTTCTACTTTCAAAGTCTCGAGGACTCACCAACGTTTCCTTTCACGCGGAGGAAAAACGTGGCCAAAAAGAAAGCTGCTAAGAAGGTAACCAAGAAGAAGGCTACCAAGAAGAAAGCAACCAAGAAGAAGGCAACTAAGAAGAAGGTTGCAAAGAAGAAGGTTGCTAAGAAGAAGGCAACCAAGAAGAAGGCTACTAAGAAGAAGGCGACCAAGAAGAAGGCTGCTAAAAAGAAAGCAACCAAGAAGGCCGCTACTAAGAAGAAAGCCGCTAAGAAGCGCAAGTAGTCTCTTGAGCACTTTGCCGGTTCAAGCATCGCTTGATCGAGCAACCCAAGTCAAATCGAGCCACGGTGGAGCTTCTCCGACGTGGCTTTTTTCGTGCGCAGAATTCGCCCTAAAGCGTTGGCAGACTTGGTTTTGCGGGTGCTGCTGCGGCTTTAGAAGCCAAGTTCCGGACCACCGCACGAGCGATTTTGTCCATCGGGGCCCGAGCCTGTTCGTCGTTGGCCATGACCTCAGCCAAACGTCCTTCATCACCTGCGATCCGCAGCCCAATGTCGATCGGCAACCCGCCCAGAAACGGAACATCGAGTTCTTCCGCTTTGGCCCTTGCGCCACCCCGGCCGAAGATGTCGTAGGTCTTGCCGTTGTCCGGGCACAGGAAGCCACTCATGTTTTCAACCATTCCTAAGATTGGAATGTTTACTTTGCGAAACATGCTAATGGCTTTGATCGCATCGAGCAGTGCGACTTCCTGAGGCGTGCACACCACAACGGAACCGGCGATGGGAACGGCTTGTGATAACGTGAGTGCCACGTCACCAGTTCCCGGTGGCATATCAATGATGAGGTAGTCCAGTTCGCCCCACTCGGTTTCACCTAAGAATTGGTTGATCGAACCGTGCAGCATCGGACCACGCCAAATAACAGCTTGGTCGCGTTCCACTAAGAACCCCATCGACATGACCGGCATGTCGCCGCACCGGATCGGTTCAATGCGTTTGGCTTCGGTAATTGCAGGACGCCCTTCAAGCCCAAGGAGCTGCGGAACGCTTGGACCGTAGACATCGGCGTCCATCAAGCCAACTCGTGACCCGAACTGTTGTAGGGACAAAGCAAGTGAAGCCGCGACGGTGCTTTTGCCCACGCCGCCTTTGCCGCTGCCGACCAAGATTACGCTCTTGATTTTTAAACCGGCCTGACCGCTGCGTGGCGCGATGCGGTGATGGGGAACGACTTCCACTTTCGCATTCGCTCCCGGGGAAGCGGCTACCACTTTTGATTCCAACATCGCGGCCACTTCGTCGGCGATCGCGGCAGAATGCGAGCTAAGCCCAAGTTTGATGTGAGCGTTTTTTCCATCGACGGTGACTTCAACAATTTGCCCTGTCTTCCCCATCGGCCGGCCTGTTTCAGGATCCGGATGACTTTC from Rubripirellula amarantea encodes:
- a CDS encoding prolyl oligopeptidase family serine peptidase, which gives rise to MKSPIRFYHFVCLTIFVHTPLGNTVLAEDSAISTQQMNYPETKKTDVFDEYHGRKVADPYRWLEDTESEETAEWIAAQNQLTQKYLRSLPQRDAIREKLERFWNYERYGLPKKCGDRYFFSHNDGLQDQSVLYQTPTLTGSLIETQNVLIDANKLSDDGTVALAGTAITDDGTRIAYGVADGGSDWRTWKVRDVASGEDLPDIIRWVKFSGIAWKPDGSGFYYARYDEPVEGQELSGTNENQKLYFHKIGDDQSDDQLVLERPDQPKWGFSPVVSDDGRYLVIHNWKGSEPKSQIFVKDLRDSNSEIVPLITGFDAEYEFIANVGDTLYFITDHEAPKRRLIAIKASTENRDAWQVIVGESNDVLQSASLFGQTFYLDYLKDARAKITRHQINGERIDELELPGVGTVSGFGGRQDATETFFAFTNDVTPTSIYRVDLASGQTELWQQPRVLFDVDQFVTEQLFCTSADGTRVPIIVTRKKDIELDGSHPTLLYGYGGFNISITPSFSPATAAWVDQGGIYAVANLRGGGEYGRQWHEDGMRLKKQNVFNDCIAAAEYLIEKKYTSASRLGLSGRSNGGLLVGAVMTQRPDLFGACLPAVGVLDMLRYHKFTIGWAWAAEYGSSDEEDQIDNLLSYSPLHNLKDGTCYPATMVITADRDDRVVPGHSFKFAAALQAAQSREPTCGHPTLIRIETRAGHGAGTPVSKKIEEYADAWAFLLENLK
- a CDS encoding site-2 protease family protein — translated: MLLQEPASTPYDLHFNCLGFRVRVSAWFWVAISLLGYSNVQSLDRHFGAASPGMLPMLLLWALCVLLSILIHELGHALAFRKYGMDASIVLYHFGGLAIPESRSSSSYDVESSFAQNQYGSSNRSLSNTQQIIISLAGPLLQLAVAVVVMIAVKLAGYGFQLSLDGFVYTIPLGPINLIPGLIDGAMLTSPGLYILLDFFLVPSVLWALLNLLPIWPLDGGQITSEVMDMRRVPKTMAFQLSMIVAGCVAAYGFYNESTYMGVMFLMLALMNYQVMQQFTRHRY
- a CDS encoding Mrp/NBP35 family ATP-binding protein translates to MSELSIETVRAAIESHPDPETGRPMGKTGQIVEVTVDGKNAHIKLGLSSHSAAIADEVAAMLESKVVAASPGANAKVEVVPHHRIAPRSGQAGLKIKSVILVGSGKGGVGKSTVAASLALSLQQFGSRVGLMDADVYGPSVPQLLGLEGRPAITEAKRIEPIRCGDMPVMSMGFLVERDQAVIWRGPMLHGSINQFLGETEWGELDYLIIDMPPGTGDVALTLSQAVPIAGSVVVCTPQEVALLDAIKAISMFRKVNIPILGMVENMSGFLCPDNGKTYDIFGRGGARAKAEELDVPFLGGLPIDIGLRIAGDEGRLAEVMANDEQARAPMDKIARAVVRNLASKAAAAPAKPSLPTL